Within the Setaria viridis chromosome 3, Setaria_viridis_v4.0, whole genome shotgun sequence genome, the region TACTGACCTGACGATAAAAGCTCTCAAGGGTGTCGAGCCTGTCAAGTGCTAGTGCCATGAGAGCAGTGTAGTTGGCAACATTTGCGCCATCACTGAGAGGACTAGCGCCCACCGCATCCGCCAGCGACTTGTGCAGCTGCTGGAGCCCCTGCACAAGCGCCTCCTCAGTCTGCTCCGATGACCGTTGCAGGTTGCACATCCCTAGTAGCTGCTGCTCCGTAAGTGGATCAAGCTGAGGTATCAGCATCTGATCACAAATCATGGAGAAGAAGGCTCAGCAATTAGCATGGCCCCGATAAAATGTGCTGGTGGTTTGGGTAAAAGTTGGAACTTTTCCCTCAAAATAAAAGAATGCCTTTTGCATTTAACACCTTGAGAATTTCAGAAGGACGGAACCCGCCCATCCAGAGGAAGCATCGCTCAGCCGTCGTTGCCCACAAGCCAGTCATAAGGTGGAACACATCTGATCTTGCAAGCATAGCTCTCAGGTGGAACAGCTCATCATAGTGCCGCATGCACTCTTCAACAATGGTCCCAAGGTTTGCATCGATATTTTGAGCCTGCAGAATGCCCTGAAGCTGTGTCATGTGCTTGCTGTCATCTTCTAACCATCGGGCGTACTCCATGTCAAACATCAGAGCCCCTGCAATAACACATCCAAAGACCTTGAATATGAAATGTTGAGTGGTGAGGGTGGCTTTGTTCTGAGTGGCTGGAGGTGATGGTTACCAGAATTCATATCTCCAGACGCGCTGCCTCCTCCCGGGAACAGGCCCTGAAAACCATTGCAGGTCATGTAAACTCTATGCAAATAAGATCAAATGTTGATGCCCTGAGGCTTCTAGAGAATTTGAACCTGTGAACGTGCCCCCTGTAGTTCTTGCTCGATTTGCTGAAGCCTAATCCGACTTGTTTCTAATTGCTGCACATAGGCCTGCGGAAGACAGACATTTTTGTATATCTTTATTAGGCATGGTTCCAGTTAAtacaaacatttttttaatttaactTTTCCACCTTTTTTCTCAGCCTGCTCTTTCTTGCAGCTTCTCGGTTCTGAGCCAATCGCCTTTCAGTCTAAAATTTAGAAAAGTTTAAGCAAATATTCGGCAAACCTGAAGGTCCATGCAAGCAATAAGTTGTTATCAAATGCAATCATACCTTTGCGTCTAACAGCTTGCCATCTTTTCTTGTGGATCCTTGCTTCCTCTGCACCAGCACACCGAAAAGGTGACTTAGAACAGTGAGCAATGCTAGTTATACAGTAAGATACCTAGTCAACATCAATAAAGGTAGTATATTGGAGCTAAATCTCCTGTTGGGTGTTACTACTATTGATTTTAGGTAGCAGATATTTACCTGTTTTTCCCTCCATTCCACAGTATATCCATCAGCTCAACGACAAGCCATCAGACGAGCATCTAGAActatttttgttgttttccCAAGGTACAATTCAAGGAGGTCACAGTGTTACTTCTATGATTCTATCCATCCCAGGTCCCACGGAGGCAGAAGAGTAGTAGTATGCCCCAATTATCATATGGATTCTTTTTTTGTCTTATTTTTCTCCGGGGAAAAAACTTCACCAAAATCAACAATAACAGTACCAATATGCTCTGGTTTTTCATTATA harbors:
- the LOC117851043 gene encoding transcription factor TGAL5 isoform X2; protein product: MAQGEESSWWVTSDHGRALPFSQALACGIQSHAPAARPANFLELQPSATAYFAAGYLAARPPTLEIFPSWPMSHLQQPYSGNSHSVGSTSESSSGQNAMPQAELVSPGSMRADSGQQQEVLMVTVDDYNYEQGLGVAATTAPIFQQHTESQDKRKQGSTRKDGKLLDAKTERRLAQNREAARKSRLRKKAYVQQLETSRIRLQQIEQELQGARSQGLFPGGGSASGDMNSGALMFDMEYARWLEDDSKHMTQLQGILQAQNIDANLGTIVEECMRHYDELFHLRAMLARSDVFHLMTGLWATTAERCFLWMGGFRPSEILKMLIPQLDPLTEQQLLGMCNLQRSSEQTEEALVQGLQQLHKSLADAVGASPLSDGANVANYTALMALALDRLDTLESFYRQADNLRQQTLHHMRRLLTTRQTARCFLSIGEYHRRLRALSSVWASRPLESFVAAAENVSPTGTAEQAIHHPYHQSQFSGF
- the LOC117851043 gene encoding transcription factor TGAL5 isoform X3, which gives rise to MIGRDVDTECNKTAGYLAARPPTLEIFPSWPMSHLQQPYSGNSHSVGSTSESSSGQNAMPQAELVSPGSMRADSGQQQEVLMVTVDDYNYEQGLGVAATTAPIFQQHTESQDKRKQGSTRKDGKLLDAKTERRLAQNREAARKSRLRKKAYVQQLETSRIRLQQIEQELQGARSQGLFPGGGSASGDMNSGALMFDMEYARWLEDDSKHMTQLQGILQAQNIDANLGTIVEECMRHYDELFHLRAMLARSDVFHLMTGLWATTAERCFLWMGGFRPSEILKMLIPQLDPLTEQQLLGMCNLQRSSEQTEEALVQGLQQLHKSLADAVGASPLSDGANVANYTALMALALDRLDTLESFYRQADNLRQQTLHHMRRLLTTRQTARCFLSIGEYHRRLRALSSVWASRPLESFVAAAENVSPTGTAEQAIHHPYHQSQFSGF